In one Bacteroidales bacterium genomic region, the following are encoded:
- a CDS encoding site-specific integrase produces LNSFSEFEKNLSFKKINTKFLREYEAWMLSKNRNKEAKRYTTIAIYMRNLRHILNNAIKERIFNENSYPFGKEKEGKYGIPESRNKKKALSLSEIKELFNYIPDNKSEAMALSYWLFSYLCNGMNMADIANLKYRDIKGNNIVFIRQKTKNTSKEKREIAVYLLPEVKNIIKNIGNKPKEKDSYIFQIYNEQMTDEQKFFRLKQHIQNTNKHIKKIAIKAGLDKEITTYWARHSFSTVLKRSGASIEFISEQLGHTSTKVTTNYLDSFEDEQRAEFAKKLTDF; encoded by the coding sequence TTAAATTCTTTTTCTGAATTTGAAAAGAATCTAAGTTTTAAAAAAATTAATACTAAATTTTTAAGAGAGTATGAAGCCTGGATGTTATCAAAGAATAGGAATAAAGAAGCAAAGAGATATACAACCATTGCAATTTATATGAGAAATTTGCGACATATTTTAAACAATGCTATTAAGGAAAGAATATTTAATGAAAATAGTTATCCTTTTGGAAAAGAAAAAGAAGGCAAATATGGAATTCCAGAGAGTAGAAACAAGAAAAAAGCTTTGAGCCTATCAGAAATAAAAGAACTTTTTAATTATATACCTGATAATAAAAGTGAGGCTATGGCTTTATCATACTGGTTATTTAGTTATTTGTGTAATGGAATGAATATGGCTGATATTGCAAATTTAAAGTATCGGGATATTAAGGGAAATAATATTGTTTTCATAAGGCAAAAAACAAAAAACACATCTAAGGAGAAAAGAGAAATTGCAGTGTATTTATTACCAGAAGTAAAAAATATTATCAAGAATATTGGAAATAAACCTAAGGAAAAAGATTCATATATTTTCCAGATATATAATGAGCAGATGACCGATGAACAAAAATTTTTCAGACTTAAACAACACATTCAAAACACAAACAAGCATATCAAGAAAATTGCAATTAAAGCGGGTCTTGATAAAGAGATTACAACATATTGGGCAAGACATTCTTTTAGTACCGTTTTAAAACGTTCAGGTGCTTCTATAGAGTTTATCAGTGAACAATTAGGTCATACCAGTACAAAAGTAACAACAAACTATCTGGATTCATTTGAGGATGAACAGAGGGCTGAATTTGCAAAGAAATTGACTGATTTTTAA